The sequence below is a genomic window from Synechococcus sp. PCC 7335.
CAACGCATAGAACTGCGCTCGGCCATTCTCAAAGTATTTCAACCCTTCACCTGTGACAAGCGTGACAAAACCGGTGAGGTTGACAATGCCGTCAACAATCTTGATATCGACGTTTAGAACGCTTTTAGCTAGGTTCCGTGTCCCTTTAACAAAGACTTCGCGATAGATATCGTCGATATACCACTTATTAAGAGAGAGGTTGTAGAGCGGTTTGATTTTATTGGCGATCGCACTGGCATCAATCTTGTTCCAGCGATACATCAGCACCGCTAAAACGATCCCCACAACTGAGATAGCAACAGAGAGCCCTGCCATCCGTACAAACTCACTCATATCGACTTCTTCAGCTAGTTCGGCTACCGTCAATGCCTCACCGGGCGGATGTACAAACGCCTCAAAGTAATTGGCAAACGGTGTACCGACCAACCCAATCAGTACAGAGGGAATTGCCAGCATCATCAGCGGGAAGGTCATACTCAAGGCAGACTCATGCGGCTCTTCAGCGTGATGATGCTCATCGTCGTGGCTAGAAGTAGACATCTCAACTTCTAGCTCCTGAGCACTCATCGCGCCAGGACCAAGCGACGCGCCTGCCATCTGCAACGATTGAATCTTTACTTGCTTACGCAGACCAACATCGTTCCCCTTAAACTCACCCTCAAAGGTAGAGAAATACATGCGGAACATATAGAAGGCGGTGATGCCAGCTGTGATCCAGCCAACAGCCCACATAATAGGATTGACCTCAAAGACAGATCCTAAAATCTCGTCCTTTGACCAAAAGCCTGCAAATGGGGGTAGACCAGAGATCGCCAACGTCCCAATCAAGAAGGTGATGGCTGTAATCGGCATGTATTTTCTAAGACCACCCATTAAGCGCATGTCTTGAGCAAGGGCAGGATCATGACCGACCACTTCTTCCATGCCATGAATGACGGAGCCTGAACCTAGAAATAGCATTGCTTTGAAGTAAGCGTGAGTCATTAGGTGAAATAGCCCAGCGGTATAGGCACCTACGCCCATTGCCATCACCATATAGCCCAGCTGAGACATGGTAGAAAAAGCCAACCCT
It includes:
- a CDS encoding NAD(P)H-quinone oxidoreductase subunit 5 gives rise to the protein MESVEAIYQYVWLIPVLPLLGAAIVGTGLISYNEATNKLRKPVAAFIVSLIGAAMTLSIMVLASQLQGHAPYTYLIEWASAGDFQINMGFTIDHITSVMLVIVTTVAFLVMIYTDGYMAHDPSYVRFYAYLSLFSSSMLGLVISPNLLQVYVFWELVGMCSYLLIGYWYDRDGAADACQKAFVTNRVGDFGLLLGILGLFWATGTFEFELMGDRLTELVNVGTISGGLAALFAILVFMGPMAKSAQFPLHVWLPDAMEGPTPISALIHAATMVAAGVFLIARMYPVFEHIPTVMSVIAWIGTITAFLGASIAITQNDIKKGLAFSTMSQLGYMVMAMGVGAYTAGLFHLMTHAYFKAMLFLGSGSVIHGMEEVVGHDPALAQDMRLMGGLRKYMPITAITFLIGTLAISGLPPFAGFWSKDEILGSVFEVNPIMWAVGWITAGITAFYMFRMYFSTFEGEFKGNDVGLRKQVKIQSLQMAGASLGPGAMSAQELEVEMSTSSHDDEHHHAEEPHESALSMTFPLMMLAIPSVLIGLVGTPFANYFEAFVHPPGEALTVAELAEEVDMSEFVRMAGLSVAISVVGIVLAVLMYRWNKIDASAIANKIKPLYNLSLNKWYIDDIYREVFVKGTRNLAKSVLNVDIKIVDGIVNLTGFVTLVTGEGLKYFENGRAQFYALIVFGAVLGLVFVSGLG